The following proteins come from a genomic window of Chanos chanos chromosome 15, fChaCha1.1, whole genome shotgun sequence:
- the slc25a35 gene encoding solute carrier family 25 member 35, giving the protein MDFVLSGVAACGACLFTNPLEVVKTRMQLQGELKSRGSYQVYYRNVFHAFYTIGKVDGLTGLQKGLVPGLVYQFFMNGVRLGSYAIIESSGYIHTDGRISGVKSIVAGAIAGVVGAFMGSPIYLVKTHLQSQSTSSIAVGHQYKHKGMIHALAAIHREQGILGLWRGSSAAIPRVSVGSAAQLSTFSVSKEFVTGLQLFSEGSWLIALSAGMMSSVVVVLAMTPFDVVSTRLYNQPVNSLGQGELYRGFVDCFSKTLQKEGLTGLYKGLGASYFRLGPHTILSLLFWNELRAFYLRYS; this is encoded by the exons ATGGATTTCGTCCTTAGCGGAGTAGCTGCGTGCGGTGCTTGTTTATTCACCAATCCACTGGAGGTCGTAAAGACTCGGATGCAGCTACAAGGAGAGCTGAAGAGTCGCGGTTCATATCAAGTATATTACCGGAATGTGTTTCATGCTTTTTACACCATCGGTAAAGTGGACGGACTGACAGGCTTACAGAAGGGGTTGGTGCCTGGATTGGTCTATCAGTTCTTTATGAATGGAGTTCGGCTTGGCTCTTACGCCATCATCGAATCATCGGGTTACATCCACACGGACGGGAGGATCAGCGGCGTCAAAAGCATTGTGGCAGGAGCGATAGCCGGGGTTGTTGGTGCATTTATGGGCAGTCCGATTTACCTG GTAAAGACCCACCTACAAAGTCAGTCCACGTCTTCCATCGCAGTGGGCCACCAGTACAAGCACAAA GGGATGATCCATGCTCTAGCAGCCATCCACAGGGAGCAAGGCATTCTGGGATTATGGCGGGGCTCCAGTGCAGCAATCCCAAGGGTCAGCGTGGGGTCAGCCGCACAACTGTctactttctctgtctccaaaGAGTTTGTGACCGGCCTGCAG ctgttcTCCGAGGGCAGCTGGCTCATTGCTCTCAGTGCAGGAATGATGAGCAGTGTGGTGGTGGTTCTGGCCATGACTCCGTTTGATGTTGTCAGCACTCGTCTGTATAACCAACCAGTTAACAGTCTGGGCCAG GGGGAGCTGTACCGTGGTTTTGTGGACTGCTTCTCAAAGACTCTACAGAAGGAGGGTCTGACTGGGCTTTATAAGGGTCTGGGCGCCTCTTACTTCCGCCTGGGACCCCACAccatcctctccctcctcttttggAACGAACTCCGTGCCTTTTACCTGCGCTACAGTTAG
- the rangrf gene encoding ran guanine nucleotide release factor: MARPLFGGALSAVIPHSARDISELRQIPDNQEVFAHSQTDQSVIIELLEYQSHVNDSDAARYHFEDVAGSNKATEAGSWEVRSVEALPKSELSLQECSSAWLLSGAQLISKFNEEAKNTVNIHLGLFRLPQFTTDILVTFNDPVSISPLSSSAVGSSASVLGLWSIQDFRQLLQSLRLIDPGVFG, encoded by the exons ATGGCTCGGCCTCTCTTCGGAGGTGCTCTGTCTGCAGTCATCCCGCACAGTGCCAGAGATATCAG tGAGCTGAGACAGATTCCCGATAATCAGGAGGTGTTTGCGCACTCACAGACGGACCAGAGCGTCATCATCGAACTGTTGGAATATCAGAGTCATGTAAACGACTCGGACGCGGCCAG GTACCACTTTGAGGATGTGGCAGGCAGTAATAAGGCCACAGAGGCAGGATCCTGGGAGGTAAGGAGTGTGGAGGCACTGCCCAAATCGGAGCTCTCTCTGCAGGAGTGCAGCTCCGCCTGGCTCCTCTCTGGAGCTCAGCTCATCTCCAAATTCAATGAGGAG GCCAAGAACACTGTGAACATTCACCTGGGCCTCTTCCGCCTGCCCCAGTTCACGACAGACATCTTAGTGACGTTCAATGACCCGGTCAGCATCAG ccccctCAGTAGCAGTGCTGTGGGAAGCAGTGCCAGTGTGCTGGGTCTGTGGTCGATACAAGATTTCCGCCAGCTGCTGCAGTCTCTGCGCCTGATCGACCCAGGAGTGTTTGGATaa